The following are from one region of the Phormidium sp. PBR-2020 genome:
- a CDS encoding AarF/ABC1/UbiB kinase family protein: MDVKTISPPQTTPDLSGDLNLQDPVLEGDFDDDGKGLRYDPEMVANRYRGRFWHVAGRLFDIVFPFLRFFLGLWWDRRTGSVAKNQRRRAVKMREILTKLGPAYIKIGQALSTRPDLVPPLYLEELSQLQDQLPPFPNDVAFRFIEEELGAPPSEIYAELSENPVAAASLGQVYKGKLKTGELVAVKVQRPDLLERVALDIYLLRSLATWIQARVKRLRSDLVAILDEFAARIFEEMDYSHEAQNAERFARLYGHLRDIYVPEIYEDYTRRRVLTMEWISGTKLTNLEAIAAKDIDARYLIEVGVQCSLRQLLEHGFFHADPHPGNLLAMDDGKLAYLDFGMMSEVKSYQRYGLIEAVVHLVNRDFEGLANDYIKLEFLSEDTDLTPIIPALASVFNNALGASVAELNFKSITDKLSALMYEYPFKVPAYYALIIRSLVTLEGIAINVDPEFKVLSKAYPYVAKRLLTDPSPELRNSLRELLFKDDRFRWNRLENLLKNAKGSEDYDLANALNQALDFLFSERGEFIRDRLVNEIVKNVDLLSQDAVQNTNAALSEWLGLNNGKNGKGPSMGNRFKSQPMSEQDRQNLEHIKRIWAILQDTPGFDPMKLVRLVPGLVAKPETQQMGQEIVSSLAQRAVARLIRNFVLTREPIPASSGPVVPPERRLPPSN, encoded by the coding sequence ATGGATGTCAAAACCATTTCCCCGCCCCAAACCACCCCAGATCTATCGGGGGATCTCAATCTCCAGGACCCTGTCCTAGAGGGGGATTTTGATGATGATGGTAAAGGACTTCGCTACGACCCCGAGATGGTGGCTAACCGCTATCGGGGCCGGTTTTGGCATGTTGCCGGACGGCTATTTGACATTGTTTTCCCCTTTCTGCGCTTTTTTCTCGGTCTCTGGTGGGATCGGCGGACGGGTTCGGTTGCCAAAAATCAGCGGCGGCGGGCCGTCAAGATGCGGGAGATCCTCACCAAGTTGGGGCCTGCGTACATCAAAATTGGTCAGGCCTTATCGACTCGTCCGGATTTAGTCCCGCCTCTATACCTCGAAGAACTCAGCCAACTCCAGGATCAACTTCCTCCCTTCCCCAATGATGTGGCGTTCCGGTTCATTGAAGAAGAACTCGGCGCTCCCCCCAGTGAGATTTACGCTGAACTCTCGGAGAATCCTGTGGCGGCGGCTTCTCTCGGGCAGGTATATAAGGGAAAATTGAAAACTGGGGAACTGGTAGCCGTTAAGGTGCAACGGCCGGACTTGCTCGAACGAGTGGCCCTGGATATCTATCTGCTGCGCAGTCTCGCCACCTGGATTCAGGCTCGGGTAAAACGTCTGCGTAGTGACCTAGTGGCAATTCTCGATGAGTTTGCGGCCCGCATTTTTGAGGAGATGGACTATAGCCATGAAGCTCAGAATGCGGAACGGTTTGCTCGTCTGTATGGCCATCTGCGGGATATCTATGTTCCTGAAATTTATGAGGACTATACCCGTCGCCGCGTCTTGACGATGGAGTGGATCTCGGGAACTAAACTGACGAATTTAGAGGCGATCGCCGCCAAGGACATTGATGCTCGTTATTTGATTGAAGTCGGGGTGCAATGTTCCCTACGACAACTCCTCGAACATGGCTTTTTTCATGCTGACCCCCATCCCGGTAACTTGTTAGCAATGGATGATGGCAAGTTGGCGTATTTGGACTTCGGCATGATGAGCGAGGTCAAATCCTATCAACGCTATGGCCTCATCGAAGCGGTGGTGCATTTGGTAAACCGGGACTTTGAGGGTTTAGCCAATGATTACATCAAACTAGAATTTCTCTCAGAAGATACTGATTTAACCCCAATTATTCCTGCCTTAGCTTCGGTATTTAATAATGCTTTGGGAGCGAGTGTGGCGGAACTCAACTTTAAGAGCATCACCGATAAACTCTCGGCGTTAATGTACGAGTATCCCTTTAAGGTGCCGGCCTATTATGCCTTGATTATCCGTTCTCTGGTTACCTTAGAAGGGATTGCCATCAATGTCGATCCTGAGTTTAAGGTTTTGAGTAAAGCCTATCCCTATGTCGCGAAACGGCTCCTGACTGACCCCTCACCGGAGTTACGCAACTCTTTACGAGAGTTACTGTTTAAGGACGATCGCTTCCGTTGGAATCGTCTGGAAAATCTACTCAAAAATGCCAAGGGCAGTGAGGATTATGATTTAGCGAATGCCTTAAATCAAGCCCTCGATTTCTTGTTTTCAGAACGGGGAGAATTTATCCGCGATCGCCTGGTGAATGAGATTGTCAAAAATGTCGATCTCCTCTCCCAAGATGCCGTTCAAAATACCAATGCTGCTCTCAGTGAATGGCTGGGGTTAAACAATGGTAAGAACGGCAAGGGGCCATCCATGGGAAATCGTTTCAAAAGCCAGCCGATGTCAGAACAGGATCGGCAAAATCTCGAACATATCAAACGCATCTGGGCGATTCTCCAGGATACCCCAGGGTTTGACCCCATGAAGTTAGTCCGCCTAGTTCCCGGCTTAGTGGCCAAACCGGAAACGCAACAAATGGGCCAGGAAATTGTCAGCAGTCTAGCCCAACGCGCGGTAGCCCGGTTGATTCGGAATTTCGTGTTAACCCGAGAACCGATTCCTGCGTCGTCGGGGCCTGTGGTTCCCCCAGAACGCCGCCTTCCCCCAAGCAATTAG
- the kaiC gene encoding circadian clock protein KaiC, translating to MDSQAEQENPRNLQGVHKIRTMIEGFDDISHGGLPAGRTTLVSGTSGTGKTLFTVQFLYNGITQFNEPGVFVTFEESPADLIKNAQSFGWDLQGLVDEGKLFILDASPDPEGQDVVGNFDLSALIERIQYGIRKYKAKRVSIDSVTAVFQQYDAAPVVRREIFRLVARLKQLNATTVMTTERLEEYGAVARFGVEEFVSDNVVIVRNVLEGERRRRTIEILKLRGTTHMKGEYPFTMTNDGINIFPLGAMRLTQRSSNVRVSSGVKTLDEMCGGGFFKDSIILATGATGTGKTLLVSKFTEEGCLKGERAILFAYEESRAQLLRNAYSWGIDFEEMERRGLMKILCAYPESAGLEDHLQIIKTEIVDFKPSRIAIDSLSALARGVSNNAFRQFVIGVTGYAKQEEITGFFTNTTDQFMGSHSITDSHISTITDTILMLQYVEIRGQMSRALNVFKMRGSWHDTGIREYTISANGPDIKGSFREYEGIISGSPSRVSVNEKSELSRIMRGVKGPKETE from the coding sequence ATGGACAGTCAAGCCGAACAGGAAAATCCCCGTAACCTGCAAGGGGTTCATAAAATCCGAACCATGATTGAGGGGTTCGATGACATCAGCCATGGGGGACTCCCGGCTGGTCGAACCACCCTTGTCAGCGGAACCTCAGGAACCGGGAAAACCCTCTTCACCGTTCAATTTCTCTACAATGGGATCACCCAGTTTAACGAGCCAGGGGTCTTCGTCACCTTTGAAGAGTCTCCGGCTGATCTGATCAAAAACGCTCAAAGCTTTGGTTGGGATCTCCAAGGACTCGTCGATGAGGGAAAACTCTTTATTCTCGACGCCTCTCCAGATCCTGAGGGCCAGGATGTCGTCGGCAACTTCGACCTCTCGGCCTTAATCGAGCGTATCCAATACGGTATCCGCAAATATAAAGCCAAACGGGTCTCGATTGACTCCGTCACCGCCGTCTTCCAACAATATGATGCGGCCCCCGTGGTGCGGCGAGAGATTTTTCGCCTCGTGGCCCGACTCAAGCAACTCAACGCCACCACCGTCATGACCACGGAACGCCTGGAAGAGTATGGTGCCGTGGCCCGCTTTGGGGTTGAGGAGTTTGTCTCCGATAACGTGGTCATCGTCCGTAACGTCCTCGAAGGAGAACGCCGCCGCCGGACTATTGAAATCCTCAAACTGCGGGGAACCACGCATATGAAGGGAGAATATCCCTTCACCATGACCAATGACGGCATCAACATCTTCCCCCTCGGGGCGATGCGTCTGACGCAGCGTTCGTCCAATGTGCGCGTTTCCTCCGGAGTCAAAACCCTGGACGAAATGTGCGGGGGAGGATTCTTCAAAGACTCCATTATTCTGGCCACTGGGGCCACCGGAACCGGGAAAACCCTCTTGGTGAGCAAATTCACCGAAGAAGGCTGTCTCAAGGGAGAACGAGCCATTCTCTTTGCCTATGAGGAGTCCCGGGCCCAACTGCTGCGCAATGCCTATTCCTGGGGGATTGACTTCGAGGAAATGGAACGGCGAGGACTGATGAAAATCCTCTGCGCCTATCCCGAATCTGCTGGCTTAGAAGACCATCTTCAGATCATCAAAACCGAGATTGTGGACTTCAAACCCTCCCGCATTGCCATCGACTCCCTCTCGGCCTTGGCCCGAGGCGTGAGTAACAATGCCTTCCGCCAATTTGTGATTGGGGTGACGGGGTATGCCAAACAGGAAGAAATTACTGGCTTCTTCACCAACACCACAGACCAATTTATGGGATCTCATTCGATTACCGACTCCCATATTTCCACCATTACCGACACCATTCTCATGTTGCAGTATGTGGAAATTCGCGGTCAGATGTCTCGGGCCTTAAACGTCTTTAAAATGAGAGGCTCTTGGCATGACACCGGGATTCGAGAATATACCATTAGTGCCAATGGTCCGGATATTAAGGGGTCATTCCGTGAATACGAAGGGATTATCAGTGGATCTCCCTCCCGCGTCTCCGTCAACGAAAAATCCGAACTCTCCCGGATTATGCGTGGGGTTAAAGGGCCCAAGGAGACCGAATAG
- the kaiB gene encoding circadian clock protein KaiB: protein MTPPKKTYVLKLYVAGNTANSVRALKTLNDLLEREFQGVYALKVIDVLKNPQLAEEDKILATPTLAKILPPPVRKIIGDLSDREKVLIGLDLLYEELYDRDPQMPE from the coding sequence ATGACGCCTCCCAAAAAAACCTACGTCTTAAAACTCTACGTTGCCGGAAACACAGCCAACTCCGTACGGGCGCTCAAAACCCTAAATGACCTCCTCGAACGAGAATTTCAGGGAGTCTATGCCCTCAAGGTCATTGACGTGCTCAAAAACCCGCAACTGGCAGAAGAAGATAAAATCTTAGCCACGCCAACCCTGGCCAAAATTCTGCCCCCCCCAGTCCGTAAAATCATCGGCGACCTCTCCGATCGGGAGAAAGTTCTCATTGGCTTAGACTTACTCTACGAAGAACTGTACGATCGCGACCCTCAGATGCCAGAGTAG
- a CDS encoding circadian clock protein KaiA: protein MLPQLSICTLIQSQTLRETLQRTLERARCAVVHCSNAQEFLDHAQAQKHHIDCAILEKQAGLAELSEQLQEGGVLLPVVIMSEVSDDVSHDKDTGPPNPSDPPLYHPAEVWLLVESSDDKIAEGIHEAVEQFLALSNDPNFPQRKRLNPEVVSHAKEFLMQKQRRLTEKLRERLGYLGVYYKRNPELFLRNLPQEEQQAVLQDLQKLYREIVLDYFSDDVNINPVLDELVNIAFFADISVTHIVEIHMELMDEFSKQLKLEGRSEEILLDYRLTLIDAIAHLCEMYRRSIPREL, encoded by the coding sequence GTGCTACCTCAACTGTCGATCTGCACCCTAATCCAGAGCCAAACCTTACGAGAGACCCTACAGCGGACCCTAGAGCGTGCGCGCTGTGCCGTAGTGCATTGCAGCAATGCCCAGGAATTTCTCGACCATGCCCAGGCTCAAAAGCACCACATCGACTGTGCCATCCTAGAAAAACAAGCCGGATTAGCCGAGTTAAGCGAGCAGCTTCAGGAAGGGGGAGTTCTCTTACCGGTGGTTATCATGAGTGAGGTCAGTGATGACGTCAGCCATGATAAAGACACGGGCCCTCCGAACCCCTCAGATCCCCCCCTTTATCATCCAGCTGAAGTGTGGTTGCTCGTCGAGTCATCTGACGATAAGATTGCCGAAGGAATTCATGAAGCCGTTGAGCAATTTTTAGCACTGTCTAACGACCCCAACTTTCCTCAACGGAAACGTCTGAATCCTGAGGTTGTCAGTCACGCCAAAGAGTTTTTGATGCAAAAGCAGCGGCGGCTCACGGAGAAACTGCGAGAACGTCTGGGATACTTAGGCGTGTACTATAAACGAAACCCTGAGCTATTTTTACGAAATCTCCCTCAGGAGGAACAGCAAGCGGTACTGCAAGACCTTCAAAAGCTCTATCGAGAGATCGTCCTCGACTACTTCTCCGATGATGTTAATATCAACCCAGTTTTAGACGAGTTAGTGAACATTGCCTTTTTTGCCGATATTTCTGTGACCCATATCGTCGAGATCCACATGGAGTTAATGGATGAATTTTCCAAACAGCTCAAGTTGGAGGGAAGGAGTGAAGAAATCCTGCTAGACTATCGATTGACATTAATTGATGCGATCGCCCACCTGTGCGAGATGTATCGTCGTTCCATTCCCAGGGAATTATGA
- a CDS encoding response regulator yields MDCLNLQPFLQPVPICYGLDCLEAVLDEWQQSDRILLIDEDQTPLGVIFARHLLGKLRDPQVWQEPLLNLKAAITPIESVSIRRLGDRLCSRMSLETMARLKLFETVAEVSRPQVVILDDLGTILGLLDCDRLEAELMTPRSDRLPPDSTLPSLDVLTRLLDLLPLPLRLQDLENRVIHENSHWQTWQGQLCDRPALLQACDLRDRPQDNSPYHLGQFSQGDCQPHPHWHLTAISLNHLLPQPQCRHPSPPLWLLLAQEALSMPKQTQELTAKNADLIQMDRQKTELLSWVGHELKTPLTALLGLSKLLQHPNLGSLNPRQANYARLIQHSSRQMMTVVNDLCDLAQLENDELSLDLQPLSVQTCSQTAYEQIRKLRDHSPLPNLSLDIAPDADTVLADRTRFCQILVHLLLNAVSTTPETGTVGLRVERWQHWLAFVIWDTGAGIKPAVQPWIFQGYPLASSSSLTANTETLPSATGTTSLGLSPSSPPMPAPATGLGLVLAQRLARLHGGEISFTSQEQGGSQFTLLLPSPAYDEGSAPPETTTTFNAWAKEAQVRFALVVDRDSQRVESLGHYLSEAGYRVFLARSGPEALAKTRQLHPCVIFLNPRLPILSGWDVLTLLKADPETQGRPVVLLADEANQQAIAQRGFDTVVDCLSLPVDRSQMQEVLTRLLAHQSQANPATRPLTLLWLVSPHRDEIPGALPLERLFHHYHYRVIEVDDLDQAGLLVKVWKPDVVLLDIGGTDTECQAVLSTFQDHPGLMQLPIVTLDASTTALANRVLTAEGTPLRVFPCLTDPELLSDSSGLPAVIEVMRIAAKAKP; encoded by the coding sequence ATGGATTGTCTCAATCTCCAACCTTTTCTCCAGCCTGTTCCCATCTGTTATGGCCTCGACTGTTTAGAGGCGGTGCTGGATGAGTGGCAACAGAGCGATCGCATCCTCCTGATTGATGAGGATCAAACCCCCCTGGGGGTCATTTTTGCCCGTCATCTTTTGGGCAAGCTTCGAGATCCTCAGGTGTGGCAAGAACCGCTACTGAACCTCAAAGCTGCCATCACCCCCATTGAATCCGTCTCAATCCGACGTTTGGGCGATCGCCTCTGTTCTCGGATGTCCCTAGAAACAATGGCTCGCCTAAAGCTATTCGAGACCGTGGCTGAGGTGTCTCGGCCCCAGGTGGTGATTCTGGACGATTTGGGGACTATTTTAGGGTTATTGGACTGCGATCGCCTAGAGGCCGAACTGATGACGCCCCGGAGCGATCGCCTCCCGCCCGACTCCACCCTTCCCAGTTTAGATGTATTAACCCGGCTCCTCGACCTCTTACCGTTACCCCTACGGCTCCAAGATTTAGAGAATCGGGTCATTCATGAGAACTCCCACTGGCAAACCTGGCAGGGGCAGTTGTGCGATCGCCCGGCCCTCCTCCAAGCCTGTGATTTGCGCGATCGCCCCCAAGACAACTCCCCCTATCATCTCGGGCAATTTTCCCAGGGCGATTGTCAGCCGCACCCCCACTGGCATCTAACCGCCATTTCTCTAAACCATCTCCTCCCCCAGCCTCAATGTCGTCACCCCTCCCCACCCCTATGGTTGCTGCTGGCCCAAGAGGCCCTCTCAATGCCAAAACAAACCCAGGAACTCACCGCCAAAAATGCCGATCTGATACAAATGGATCGACAAAAAACCGAACTGCTCTCCTGGGTGGGTCATGAACTGAAAACCCCCCTCACCGCCCTCCTGGGCTTATCCAAGCTCCTGCAACACCCCAACCTCGGCAGCCTCAACCCCCGTCAGGCCAACTATGCCCGTTTAATTCAACACAGCAGTCGTCAAATGATGACGGTTGTCAACGACCTCTGTGATTTAGCCCAACTGGAAAACGATGAACTCAGTTTGGACCTGCAACCCCTCTCCGTTCAAACCTGTAGCCAGACGGCCTATGAGCAAATTCGCAAACTGCGAGACCACTCCCCCCTGCCCAATCTGAGCCTAGACATTGCTCCCGATGCCGATACCGTCTTGGCTGATCGCACCCGTTTCTGTCAAATTCTGGTGCATTTGCTCCTCAACGCCGTCAGTACGACCCCAGAAACAGGAACGGTGGGCTTGCGAGTTGAACGGTGGCAACATTGGTTAGCCTTTGTGATTTGGGATACGGGGGCTGGCATCAAGCCCGCTGTCCAACCTTGGATTTTCCAAGGCTATCCCCTGGCCTCATCCTCCTCCCTAACCGCCAATACTGAGACGCTCCCCTCCGCCACCGGCACCACCTCCCTGGGGCTATCTCCATCCTCTCCCCCCATGCCCGCTCCAGCCACCGGTTTAGGCCTCGTCTTAGCCCAACGGCTAGCCCGCCTCCATGGGGGGGAAATCAGTTTTACCTCCCAAGAACAGGGGGGGAGCCAATTTACCCTACTTTTACCGAGTCCGGCCTATGACGAGGGATCTGCCCCTCCAGAAACGACAACGACCTTTAACGCTTGGGCCAAAGAGGCTCAAGTCCGTTTTGCGCTGGTGGTTGATCGCGACAGTCAACGGGTCGAATCCCTGGGCCATTATCTTAGTGAAGCGGGGTATCGGGTGTTTTTAGCCCGTTCGGGGCCAGAAGCTCTCGCCAAAACGCGACAGTTACATCCCTGTGTGATTTTCCTCAATCCACGCCTACCCATTCTCTCGGGTTGGGATGTTTTAACCTTGTTGAAGGCTGATCCCGAAACGCAAGGCCGACCCGTGGTTCTCTTGGCCGATGAGGCTAACCAGCAGGCGATCGCCCAACGGGGCTTTGATACGGTGGTCGATTGCCTCTCACTACCGGTCGATCGCAGCCAGATGCAAGAGGTTCTCACGCGCCTATTAGCCCATCAAAGTCAAGCGAACCCGGCAACTCGTCCCCTAACCCTGTTATGGCTTGTCTCACCCCATCGAGATGAGATCCCAGGCGCTCTCCCCTTAGAACGTCTGTTTCATCACTATCATTATCGGGTGATTGAGGTCGATGATCTCGACCAAGCCGGTTTATTAGTCAAGGTCTGGAAGCCAGATGTGGTGCTGCTGGATATCGGCGGCACGGATACTGAATGCCAAGCGGTTCTGAGTACATTCCAAGACCATCCCGGTTTAATGCAACTGCCTATTGTCACCCTCGATGCCAGCACGACCGCCCTAGCGAATCGGGTCTTAACCGCAGAGGGAACGCCATTGCGGGTGTTTCCCTGTCTGACTGACCCAGAATTGCTCTCAGATAGCTCCGGTCTGCCAGCGGTGATTGAGGTGATGCGCATTGCAGCTAAAGCCAAACCCTAG
- a CDS encoding NAD-dependent epimerase/dehydratase family protein has protein sequence MRILVIGGTRFIGVYLTRELVEAGHEVVLFNRGNHPAPVAGVAQITGDRTDEAQLQAGLSGESFDAIFDNTGRKLGDTQPLADLFKGKLQHFVYVSSAGVYRQSDQMPHREGDELDPQSRHRGKFEAEDYLLKQGLPMTSVRPTYIYGPGNYNPIEGWFFDRLVRDRPIPIPGSGLQITQLGHCRDLAKAMVAILGNRNAVGEVYNISGDRYVTFDGLARACAIAVGKDPEQVKLVHYDPKALNLGKRKAFPLRSQHFFCSIGKALSELDWEPEFDLISGLQDSYKHDYLAAQQQQAEVDFSLDDEILASV, from the coding sequence ATGCGAATTTTAGTCATTGGTGGAACCCGGTTTATTGGGGTGTATTTGACTCGGGAATTGGTTGAGGCGGGTCATGAGGTGGTGTTGTTCAATCGGGGCAATCATCCGGCTCCGGTAGCAGGTGTGGCCCAGATTACGGGCGATCGCACGGATGAGGCGCAACTGCAAGCGGGCCTGTCGGGAGAGTCTTTTGATGCCATCTTTGATAATACGGGCCGCAAGCTCGGGGATACTCAGCCCCTGGCGGATTTGTTTAAGGGTAAGCTGCAACATTTTGTCTATGTCAGTTCGGCGGGGGTCTATCGCCAGTCCGACCAAATGCCCCACCGAGAAGGGGATGAGTTAGATCCGCAAAGTCGTCATCGGGGCAAGTTTGAGGCGGAGGACTATCTGCTCAAGCAGGGATTACCCATGACCTCAGTGCGTCCGACCTATATTTATGGCCCTGGCAACTATAACCCGATTGAGGGCTGGTTTTTTGACCGTCTGGTGCGCGATCGCCCCATTCCCATTCCCGGTTCCGGCTTACAAATCACCCAACTAGGCCATTGTCGCGATTTGGCCAAGGCGATGGTGGCGATTTTGGGCAATCGTAATGCCGTGGGTGAGGTCTACAACATTTCGGGCGATCGCTATGTCACCTTTGATGGCTTGGCCCGGGCCTGTGCGATCGCCGTGGGCAAAGACCCCGAACAGGTGAAGCTGGTTCACTATGACCCCAAAGCTCTCAACTTGGGTAAGCGTAAAGCCTTCCCCCTGCGATCGCAGCATTTCTTCTGTAGCATCGGTAAGGCCCTCTCGGAACTGGACTGGGAACCGGAGTTTGATCTCATTTCCGGCTTGCAAGACTCCTATAAGCATGACTATCTGGCCGCTCAACAGCAGCAGGCTGAGGTGGACTTTTCCCTCGATGATGAAATTCTAGCCAGCGTCTGA
- the dnaK gene encoding molecular chaperone DnaK, with product MAKVVGIDLGTTNSCVAVMEGGKPTVIANAEGFRTTPSVVAYAKNGDRLVGQIAKRQAVMNPTNTFYSVKRFIGRRHDEVTHETTEVPYNVLNVNGSVKLDCSQAGKQFAPEEISAQVLRKLAEDASKYLGETVTQAVITVPAYFNDSQRQATKDAGKIAGLEVLRIINEPTAASLAYGLDKKSNETILVFDLGGGTFDVSILEVGDGVFEVMATSGDTHLGGDDFDKQIVDYIAAEFEKSEGIDLRKDKQALQRLTEAAEKAKIELSSVTQAEINLPFITATQDGPKHVDMTLTRAKFEEICADLIDRCRIPVENAVKDAKLSKTDINEVVLVGGSTRIPAIQQLVEKVLGKAPNQSVNPDEVVATGAAIQGGVLAGEVKDILLLDVTPLSLGVETLGGVMTKLIPRNTTIPTKKSETFSTAVDGQTNVEIHVLQGEREFSKDNKSLGTFRLDGIPPAPRGVPQIEVTFDIDANGILNVTAKDKGSGKEQSISITGASTLSDSEVDNMVKDAEANAEEDRQRRERIDKKNQADTLAYQAEKQIEDLGDKVPADDKSKIEGLIAELKEALAQDDDAAIESKMEELQQALYAVSTNLYQQAGGDAAGAGAAGAAPGAGAPPESGNDGGDDVIDAEFSETDNK from the coding sequence ATGGCTAAAGTCGTTGGAATTGACCTCGGAACAACCAACTCTTGTGTTGCGGTCATGGAAGGGGGGAAACCCACCGTTATCGCGAACGCCGAAGGGTTTCGCACCACCCCATCCGTCGTGGCTTATGCGAAAAACGGCGATCGCCTCGTGGGTCAGATCGCCAAACGCCAGGCGGTCATGAACCCCACCAACACCTTCTACTCCGTTAAACGCTTCATCGGTCGTCGTCATGACGAAGTGACCCACGAAACCACAGAGGTTCCCTACAACGTCCTCAACGTCAACGGCAGCGTCAAACTGGACTGCTCCCAAGCCGGAAAGCAGTTCGCCCCGGAAGAAATCTCGGCCCAAGTGCTGCGGAAACTGGCCGAAGATGCCAGCAAGTACCTCGGTGAAACCGTCACCCAAGCGGTGATTACGGTTCCCGCTTACTTCAACGACTCTCAACGTCAAGCCACCAAAGACGCAGGTAAAATCGCGGGCTTAGAAGTTCTGCGGATTATCAACGAGCCGACAGCCGCCTCCCTGGCTTACGGACTCGACAAAAAAAGTAATGAAACCATCCTCGTCTTCGACTTGGGCGGCGGAACCTTCGACGTCTCCATCTTAGAAGTCGGTGACGGCGTATTTGAAGTGATGGCCACCTCCGGGGATACGCACCTGGGTGGGGATGACTTCGATAAACAAATCGTCGATTACATCGCTGCTGAATTTGAGAAGTCCGAAGGCATTGACCTCCGTAAAGATAAACAAGCCTTGCAACGGCTGACGGAAGCGGCAGAAAAAGCCAAAATCGAACTCTCTAGCGTCACCCAGGCGGAAATCAACCTTCCCTTCATCACCGCCACCCAAGATGGCCCCAAACACGTCGATATGACCCTGACGCGGGCCAAGTTCGAAGAAATTTGCGCTGACCTCATCGACCGTTGCCGCATCCCCGTGGAAAACGCCGTCAAGGATGCCAAACTCAGTAAAACTGACATCAACGAGGTGGTTCTCGTTGGCGGTTCAACCCGGATTCCCGCCATTCAACAGTTGGTTGAGAAAGTCCTCGGGAAAGCCCCCAACCAAAGCGTTAACCCTGATGAAGTGGTCGCCACTGGTGCCGCGATTCAAGGTGGGGTCCTGGCTGGGGAAGTTAAAGATATCCTGCTGTTGGATGTCACCCCCCTCTCTCTCGGTGTGGAAACCCTCGGTGGCGTGATGACCAAACTCATCCCCCGCAACACCACCATTCCCACCAAAAAATCCGAGACCTTCTCCACTGCTGTGGATGGGCAAACCAACGTGGAAATCCATGTCCTGCAAGGGGAACGGGAATTTTCCAAAGATAACAAGAGCTTGGGAACCTTCCGTCTCGATGGGATTCCCCCTGCACCTCGGGGTGTGCCTCAAATCGAAGTGACCTTCGATATCGATGCCAACGGGATTCTCAACGTTACGGCCAAAGACAAAGGGTCGGGTAAAGAGCAGTCCATCAGTATCACTGGTGCATCGACCCTCTCCGACAGCGAAGTCGACAACATGGTCAAAGACGCCGAAGCCAATGCAGAGGAAGACCGCCAACGTCGCGAACGCATCGACAAGAAAAACCAAGCCGACACCTTGGCCTATCAAGCTGAGAAGCAAATCGAAGACCTTGGTGATAAGGTTCCCGCTGATGACAAGAGCAAAATTGAAGGTCTGATTGCGGAACTCAAAGAGGCTTTAGCTCAAGATGACGATGCGGCCATTGAGTCGAAAATGGAAGAGTTGCAACAAGCTCTCTATGCCGTTAGCACCAATCTCTATCAGCAAGCCGGTGGTGATGCTGCCGGTGCAGGTGCTGCTGGGGCCGCTCCTGGAGCTGGTGCGCCTCCTGAGTCTGGCAATGATGGCGGTGATGATGTCATCGATGCTGAGTTCTCGGAAACGGATAACAAATAG